In one window of Corynebacterium mycetoides DNA:
- a CDS encoding LutB/LldF family L-lactate oxidation iron-sulfur protein: MPAYGHGNLTLDAAFPDAAKEQMENAQMRENIRHATHSIRSKRNDVVAELPDWEELRNAGSAIKEGVMARLPELLERFEREFTARGGVVHWARDADEANAIVEKLVRETGESEVLKVKSMATQEIGLNEHLEAAGIRAVETDLAELIVQLGGDKPSHILVPAIHRNRREIRDIFRGHMDGPLTDEPAELAEAARTYLREKFLGAKVAISGANFGVAETGTLAVVESEGNGRMCVTMPETLITVMGIEKLVPTFADLEVYLQLLPRSSTGERMNPYTSLWTGVHEGDGPDNVHLVLLDNGRSAVLSDPQGRSALHCIRCSACLNVCPVFEHVGGHAYGSTYPGPIGAILSPQLTGIESEANATLPFASTLCGACYDVCPVKINIPDILVHLRAEAVEKTGQPVQMTAVMKATSVAMRSGRLMALAERILPLARFRVSWLPGLLGGWTEQRIIPAPPKKAFRHWFKENR; this comes from the coding sequence ATGCCCGCCTACGGGCACGGAAACCTCACCCTGGACGCGGCCTTCCCGGACGCGGCGAAGGAGCAGATGGAAAACGCGCAGATGCGGGAAAACATCCGCCACGCCACGCACTCGATTCGTAGTAAGCGAAACGATGTCGTGGCGGAGCTGCCCGACTGGGAGGAGTTGCGCAACGCCGGGTCGGCGATCAAGGAAGGGGTGATGGCGCGGCTGCCGGAGCTGCTGGAGCGCTTCGAGCGCGAGTTCACCGCGCGCGGCGGGGTGGTGCACTGGGCGCGGGACGCGGACGAGGCGAACGCGATCGTGGAAAAGCTCGTGCGGGAAACCGGGGAAAGCGAAGTGCTCAAGGTCAAGTCCATGGCCACCCAGGAAATTGGGCTCAACGAGCACCTCGAGGCGGCGGGGATCCGCGCGGTGGAAACGGACCTGGCCGAGCTGATCGTGCAGCTCGGGGGTGACAAACCCTCGCACATCCTCGTGCCTGCGATCCACCGCAACCGTCGCGAGATCCGCGACATCTTCCGCGGGCACATGGACGGGCCGCTGACCGACGAGCCAGCGGAGCTGGCGGAAGCCGCGCGCACCTACCTGAGGGAGAAGTTCCTGGGCGCGAAGGTGGCGATCTCCGGGGCGAACTTCGGGGTGGCGGAAACGGGCACCCTGGCGGTGGTGGAATCCGAGGGCAACGGGCGCATGTGCGTAACCATGCCGGAGACGCTGATCACCGTGATGGGCATTGAAAAACTCGTGCCGACCTTCGCCGATTTGGAGGTGTACCTGCAGCTGCTGCCGCGTTCCTCGACAGGCGAGCGGATGAACCCGTACACCTCACTGTGGACCGGGGTGCACGAGGGTGACGGGCCGGACAACGTCCACCTGGTTCTGCTGGATAACGGCCGCTCCGCGGTGCTATCGGATCCGCAGGGGCGCTCCGCCCTGCACTGCATCCGCTGCTCCGCGTGCCTGAACGTCTGCCCGGTGTTCGAGCACGTCGGCGGCCACGCCTACGGTTCGACCTACCCGGGTCCGATCGGGGCGATCCTGTCCCCGCAGCTCACCGGCATTGAATCCGAGGCCAACGCGACGCTGCCGTTCGCCTCGACGCTGTGCGGCGCGTGCTACGACGTCTGCCCTGTGAAGATCAACATCCCGGACATCCTCGTCCACCTGCGCGCCGAGGCCGTGGAAAAGACCGGTCAACCTGTACAGATGACGGCGGTGATGAAGGCCACGTCCGTGGCGATGCGCTCCGGGCGACTCATGGCGCTCGCCGAGCGAATTCTCCCTCTCGCGCGTTTTCGGGTTTCGTGGCTGCCCGGCCTCCTCGGCGGGTGGACCGAGCAGCGCATCATCCCCGCGCCGCCGAAAAAGGCCTTCCGCCACTGGTTTAAGGAGAACCGATGA
- a CDS encoding LutC/YkgG family protein, with the protein MSAKSDILARLHAALADNPPAPAVARAYRRVSTLTADETRDMFVDRLTDYKAAVYFADRVNDLPGVLAELISGPVVVPSGVDRAWLPPAEEVRDPLEASCVVTGSTVSCAETGTIFLTGRDDEGRRKLTLIPDHHICLVFSGTIVELFPEAWERLGSSCGPITMISGPSATSDIELERVEGVHGPRRLDVVVVR; encoded by the coding sequence ATGAGCGCCAAATCCGACATCTTGGCCAGACTGCACGCAGCGTTGGCGGATAACCCACCGGCCCCGGCCGTGGCGCGGGCATACCGCCGCGTGTCGACGCTTACTGCAGACGAGACCCGAGACATGTTCGTCGACCGCCTCACCGACTACAAGGCCGCCGTGTATTTCGCAGACAGGGTCAATGACCTTCCCGGGGTTTTGGCGGAGCTGATCTCCGGGCCCGTGGTCGTGCCGAGCGGTGTGGATCGCGCGTGGCTGCCGCCCGCCGAGGAGGTGCGCGACCCCTTGGAGGCCTCCTGCGTGGTCACCGGGTCGACAGTCTCGTGCGCAGAGACCGGCACGATCTTTCTCACCGGGCGTGACGACGAGGGGCGCCGCAAGCTCACGCTCATCCCCGACCACCACATCTGCCTGGTGTTTTCCGGCACCATCGTCGAGCTTTTTCCCGAGGCGTGGGAGCGGTTGGGTAGCTCATGCGGCCCGATCACCATGATTTCCGGGCCGTCCGCCACCTCCGACATTGAGTTGGAGCGCGTCGAGGGGGTGCATGGGCCGCGCCGGCTCGACGTTGTGGTTGTTCGGTAG
- a CDS encoding DUF5635 domain-containing protein produces the protein MLSGFANLLERRRELEDGVDAILGSASDGRVSKTRESQSIDFKEEAGRRIGANIEPGTTQNPQAATKLADEVACYANTPGGGALIVGVEDKTGVIIGTELDIDWLRQRIYSGVGVAPDIVEKRVEGQRVLVIFVAPAPEPVQDTGTRLRWRVRDACKSVDRSEWWQYQRDHQAFDEMAQPTKETSSDVRPGAIDIVRRTFPQADELTTQEVMRQIGALGPDGRLTVAGTLLFAAQAGPVIELTVFDVFGGDITSRIVGEPGTSVLEQLDLIERSLRVVNKNTTIVKGFVHDPVPLVPHNAAREALLNALIHRDWSRSEAVAVSWIELDNTLIVRSPGGFPSGITSENVLSNRSARYPALADLYRAVGLVDKQGVGVDRMYQNMITLGHRPPIIEEVSGPFVETTLVGGPPVVQVLDLVSRIVPVARQRDYRIAIILHILMSRAFVTEDVVAHGLQAGTEQARNALEAASQTTVDGEPLVVLHRRGTWILGASSRSVLADKLPYLGTDPASMEEVALLWLNEVGDMATSDVMVLCGVSRGTAKKCVDSMNDEGAVEIVGGGRSTRYRLAEQSKK, from the coding sequence ATGCTGTCCGGATTTGCTAACCTCTTAGAGCGCCGAAGGGAACTGGAAGATGGGGTTGACGCGATCTTGGGATCCGCCTCGGATGGGCGGGTAAGCAAGACGCGAGAATCGCAGTCCATCGACTTCAAGGAAGAAGCCGGTCGCAGGATCGGTGCAAATATCGAGCCGGGTACGACACAGAATCCGCAGGCGGCGACCAAGCTCGCGGACGAGGTCGCTTGCTACGCCAACACGCCAGGCGGCGGCGCACTGATCGTCGGGGTCGAGGACAAGACCGGGGTGATTATCGGCACCGAGTTGGATATTGATTGGCTCCGGCAGCGGATTTACTCTGGGGTCGGGGTAGCCCCGGACATCGTGGAAAAGCGTGTAGAAGGTCAACGTGTTCTAGTCATCTTCGTCGCGCCCGCACCGGAGCCGGTCCAAGATACGGGCACTAGGCTGCGGTGGCGAGTCCGGGACGCGTGTAAGTCAGTGGATCGTTCCGAGTGGTGGCAGTACCAGCGTGACCACCAAGCCTTCGACGAGATGGCGCAACCGACTAAAGAGACGAGCTCAGACGTTCGCCCCGGCGCTATCGATATCGTCCGACGGACTTTCCCACAGGCAGACGAGCTCACAACGCAGGAGGTGATGCGTCAGATTGGCGCGCTTGGCCCCGATGGCCGGCTCACCGTTGCGGGGACGCTGCTATTTGCGGCGCAAGCAGGCCCGGTAATAGAGCTGACTGTCTTTGATGTGTTCGGCGGCGACATCACTAGTCGGATCGTGGGGGAACCGGGGACCTCGGTGCTCGAGCAGCTTGATCTCATCGAGAGATCCTTGCGCGTGGTGAACAAGAACACCACGATTGTGAAAGGATTCGTTCACGATCCGGTGCCGCTGGTGCCGCACAACGCGGCGCGTGAGGCGCTGCTCAATGCGTTGATCCACCGCGACTGGAGCCGCAGTGAGGCCGTCGCCGTGAGCTGGATTGAGCTGGACAACACGCTAATCGTGCGTAGTCCGGGCGGTTTTCCCTCAGGAATCACTTCTGAGAACGTGTTAAGCAACCGCTCCGCCCGCTACCCGGCGCTTGCGGATCTCTACCGGGCCGTGGGTCTCGTGGATAAGCAAGGGGTGGGAGTCGACAGGATGTACCAGAATATGATCACGCTCGGCCACCGTCCTCCCATCATCGAGGAGGTTTCCGGCCCTTTCGTGGAAACTACACTGGTTGGCGGCCCGCCAGTCGTGCAGGTGCTCGACCTTGTTTCGCGCATTGTGCCGGTGGCGAGGCAGCGGGACTACCGAATCGCGATCATCCTCCACATCCTCATGTCTCGCGCCTTTGTGACGGAAGATGTGGTGGCTCACGGGTTGCAGGCAGGAACGGAGCAGGCACGCAACGCTCTGGAAGCTGCTTCCCAGACCACGGTCGACGGAGAACCGCTTGTTGTGCTTCATCGCCGCGGGACGTGGATTCTCGGGGCGAGCTCAAGGTCTGTGCTGGCTGACAAGCTGCCGTATCTCGGCACTGACCCTGCGTCGATGGAGGAGGTCGCGTTGCTTTGGCTCAACGAGGTGGGGGACATGGCGACGAGCGATGTGATGGTGCTGTGCGGCGTTTCCCGAGGCACCGCCAAGAAGTGCGTGGACAGCATGAACGATGAAGGTGCCGTCGAGATCGTAGGCGGGGGCAGATCGACCCGCTACCGACTGGCAGAGCAGTCAAAGAAGTAG
- a CDS encoding error-prone DNA polymerase: protein MRFHGGEALSWSRLERILSGRPGPVPVPVNHTRPLADAPTNYPEASHAPFAELHAVSSYSFLDGASEPEDMVARARELGIMTLALLDRDGFYGAVKFAEAAAREGIATVFGAELSLGDRVLPVLAKGPEGYRHLSHLIAAARMITREKDVVSYPPLELIAHELAGTCIVLAGWQWVDDIDHLVELFGGNVVREYEVSMTPEDADHHRALDDYPHVPAIVSAMPAAATRDDARLAAAKRALARRDCLNDAHAHLHPMGANWLRSAEQIEAMLPGAQDKIATALAIAAQCAFTLNLVAPELPRYPTPAGFDEMSWLRHITLAGAQLRYATRPDEIRAKAMAQIDYELGVIEELSFPGYFLIVHDLVDFARRENILCQGRGSAANSAVCFALGITNAEPISAGLLFERFLSPDRDGPPDIDIDIEAGRREEVIQYVYSRYGRDNAAQVANVITYRTKGAIRDAARALGYAQGAADSWSKGIARPPEGVEKLAAQLTGQPRHLGIHSGGMVICDRPIADVVPVEWARMENRSVVQWDKDDCASAGLVKFDLLGLGMLEALHHMTDLVRDTTGREVNLWELDLADPEVYEMLCRADAVGVFQVESRAQLSTLPRLKPRCFFDLVVEVALIRPGPIQGGSVHPYLRRRDGRDPVVYDHPVLEKSLGKTLGIPLFQEQLMQIAVDAAGFSGREADALRRAMGSKRSPEKMAALKARFFDGCWDTNRIDDATAQKLWAKIVAFAAYGFPESHSQSFASLVFFSAWFKRYYPAQFCVGLLRAQPMGFYSPQSLIQDARRHGITVEPVNVNTSGREALCVDNSTIRVGLNLVKGLGDAAADRIEAAQPFSGIPDLSRRAELSVEHVEALARAGALDCFGVDRRQALWQAGVAATERDGMLPGLSAISAPALPGMNAFELMVADIGATGVTHDKQPMELLRERLRADGLVTAAGLKQVEDGTRVRVAGVVTHRQRPRTASGVTFFGMEDETGLINVVVSPGLWKRQLVLARTAKALIVRGIVENVTGAVNVVADKLEPLELGEYLNRGSRDFH, encoded by the coding sequence ATGAGGTTTCATGGCGGCGAGGCCCTGTCGTGGTCGCGGCTGGAGCGTATTCTCTCCGGCCGCCCCGGCCCCGTGCCCGTGCCCGTCAACCACACCCGCCCGCTTGCCGACGCCCCCACCAACTACCCTGAAGCCAGTCACGCGCCGTTCGCCGAACTGCACGCGGTGTCCTCCTACAGCTTCCTCGACGGGGCGAGCGAGCCGGAGGACATGGTCGCTCGCGCCCGCGAGCTGGGCATCATGACGCTCGCGCTGCTGGACAGGGATGGTTTTTATGGGGCGGTGAAGTTCGCCGAGGCCGCGGCGCGTGAGGGTATTGCCACGGTCTTCGGCGCGGAGCTGAGCCTGGGCGATAGGGTCCTGCCCGTGCTGGCGAAAGGCCCGGAGGGGTATCGCCACCTGTCGCATCTCATTGCTGCGGCCCGCATGATCACCCGGGAAAAGGACGTGGTGTCCTACCCGCCGCTGGAGCTCATCGCCCACGAGCTGGCGGGCACGTGCATCGTGCTGGCGGGATGGCAGTGGGTGGATGATATCGACCACCTGGTCGAACTCTTCGGGGGCAACGTGGTGCGCGAGTACGAAGTCTCGATGACCCCGGAGGACGCCGACCACCACCGCGCACTGGATGACTACCCGCACGTTCCGGCGATCGTCAGCGCCATGCCGGCTGCCGCCACGCGCGATGACGCCCGCCTGGCCGCGGCGAAACGCGCGCTGGCCAGGCGTGACTGCTTAAACGACGCTCACGCGCACCTGCACCCCATGGGGGCGAACTGGTTGCGCTCCGCCGAACAGATCGAGGCGATGTTGCCGGGTGCGCAGGACAAGATTGCAACTGCGCTGGCGATTGCCGCGCAGTGCGCCTTCACGCTCAACCTCGTTGCCCCCGAACTACCGCGCTACCCCACGCCTGCGGGCTTTGATGAGATGAGCTGGCTGCGCCACATCACGCTCGCGGGCGCTCAGCTGCGCTACGCGACGCGCCCGGACGAGATCCGGGCCAAGGCGATGGCGCAGATCGACTACGAGCTCGGCGTGATCGAGGAGCTGAGTTTCCCCGGCTACTTCCTCATCGTCCACGACCTGGTGGATTTCGCCCGCCGGGAAAACATCCTGTGCCAGGGGCGCGGGTCGGCGGCGAACTCCGCGGTGTGCTTCGCGCTCGGCATCACCAATGCCGAGCCGATCAGCGCGGGGCTGCTGTTCGAGCGCTTCCTCTCCCCGGACCGCGACGGCCCGCCGGACATCGACATCGACATCGAGGCGGGCCGGCGCGAGGAGGTGATCCAGTACGTCTATTCCCGCTACGGGCGCGACAACGCCGCCCAGGTGGCCAACGTGATCACCTATCGGACGAAAGGCGCGATTCGCGACGCCGCGCGGGCCCTCGGCTACGCCCAGGGGGCGGCGGATTCGTGGTCGAAGGGGATTGCGCGGCCACCGGAGGGCGTCGAGAAGCTCGCTGCCCAGCTCACGGGCCAGCCGCGGCACCTGGGCATCCACTCGGGCGGCATGGTGATCTGCGATAGGCCGATCGCGGACGTCGTACCGGTGGAGTGGGCGCGGATGGAAAACCGCTCGGTGGTGCAGTGGGACAAGGACGACTGCGCCTCCGCGGGGCTGGTCAAGTTCGACCTGCTCGGCCTGGGCATGCTGGAGGCGCTGCACCACATGACGGACTTGGTGCGCGATACCACCGGCCGCGAGGTCAACCTGTGGGAGCTGGACCTGGCGGACCCGGAGGTCTACGAGATGCTGTGCCGCGCCGACGCGGTGGGCGTGTTCCAGGTCGAGTCGCGCGCCCAGCTCTCCACCCTGCCGCGGCTCAAGCCGCGCTGCTTCTTCGACCTGGTTGTGGAGGTCGCGCTGATCCGCCCCGGACCGATCCAGGGCGGTTCGGTGCACCCCTACCTGCGGCGTCGCGACGGGCGCGACCCGGTGGTCTACGACCACCCGGTGCTGGAGAAATCCCTGGGCAAAACCCTCGGTATCCCGCTGTTCCAGGAGCAGCTCATGCAGATCGCCGTCGACGCGGCCGGTTTCTCCGGACGTGAGGCGGACGCTCTGCGGCGCGCCATGGGCTCGAAGCGGTCCCCGGAGAAGATGGCCGCGCTCAAGGCACGGTTTTTCGACGGCTGCTGGGATACCAACCGCATCGACGACGCCACGGCCCAGAAGCTGTGGGCGAAGATCGTCGCGTTCGCCGCCTACGGGTTCCCGGAGTCGCACTCGCAGTCGTTCGCCTCCCTGGTGTTCTTCTCCGCGTGGTTCAAGCGCTACTACCCGGCGCAGTTCTGCGTGGGGCTGCTGCGCGCCCAGCCGATGGGGTTCTACTCGCCGCAGTCGCTGATCCAGGACGCGCGCCGCCACGGTATTACGGTGGAGCCGGTCAACGTCAACACGTCAGGGCGGGAGGCGCTGTGCGTGGACAATTCCACCATCCGGGTGGGGTTGAACCTGGTCAAGGGCTTAGGCGACGCGGCCGCGGACCGCATCGAGGCCGCCCAGCCGTTTAGCGGCATTCCGGATCTGTCGCGCCGCGCGGAGCTGAGCGTCGAGCACGTCGAGGCCCTGGCGCGGGCCGGCGCGCTCGACTGCTTCGGGGTGGACCGCCGCCAGGCGCTGTGGCAGGCGGGCGTGGCCGCGACCGAGCGCGACGGCATGCTGCCGGGACTGTCGGCGATCAGCGCGCCGGCGCTGCCGGGCATGAACGCCTTCGAGCTCATGGTCGCCGACATCGGCGCCACCGGCGTCACGCACGACAAGCAGCCCATGGAGCTGTTGCGCGAGCGCCTGCGTGCCGACGGCCTCGTCACCGCCGCGGGCCTCAAGCAGGTCGAGGACGGCACTCGCGTGCGCGTCGCCGGGGTGGTCACGCACCGGCAGCGGCCGCGGACAGCCTCCGGGGTGACGTTTTTCGGCATGGAGGACGAGACGGGGCTGATCAACGTTGTCGTCTCGCCGGGGCTGTGGAAGCGCCAGCTCGTGCTGGCGCGCACCGCGAAGGCGCTCATCGTGCGCGGGATCGTGGAAAACGTCACCGGGGCGGTCAACGTGGTGGCGGACAAGCTCGAGCCACTGGAGCTCGGGGAGTACCTGAACCGCGGGTCGCGGGACTTCCATTGA
- a CDS encoding PH domain-containing protein, which yields METELNGVSMKLVIPHYITLVVWAALVLGALSWTYVRWGSWWLVPLGAAAAVVLWGLVLVPLRVRALGWKETDDELVLARGRLRRTVTVIPYGRIQFVDVTTGPVGRALGLKSLAVNTASTSSISKLPGIEAAEADALRDRLAAKARERMSGL from the coding sequence ATGGAAACGGAGCTCAACGGCGTGTCGATGAAGCTGGTCATTCCCCACTACATAACGCTCGTCGTGTGGGCGGCACTGGTGCTGGGCGCGCTGTCCTGGACCTACGTGAGGTGGGGGTCGTGGTGGCTGGTGCCACTCGGCGCCGCCGCGGCCGTTGTCCTCTGGGGCCTCGTGCTCGTTCCTCTGCGAGTGCGCGCCCTCGGCTGGAAAGAGACGGACGACGAGCTCGTCCTGGCACGGGGCAGGCTGCGGCGCACCGTCACCGTCATCCCCTACGGGCGGATCCAGTTTGTCGACGTCACCACGGGGCCGGTGGGCCGGGCGCTGGGGCTCAAGAGCTTGGCGGTGAACACGGCGTCGACAAGCTCGATCTCGAAGCTGCCCGGGATCGAGGCCGCCGAGGCCGATGCCCTGCGCGACCGGCTGGCGGCGAAGGCGCGCGAGCGCATGAGCGGGCTGTGA
- a CDS encoding PH domain-containing protein — protein MERRVHRLTPLLHVWATLLAVAAIALFNFTVPLYNWVREGEFPAVSALWAIGGVALVVAAGAGASQLWWSKMSFALGPEELSVRSGVVTTKLRTARYDRIQAVDVVEPLAARIAGLAAVRVEAAGGADSALEIAYLPRREAEQVREEILRAAGSAGGGAAAQEDYLVAPIPIRRSLIGTALRLTTVATAAWTVISLLTSVSVAAAVPVLVGVLPVIWRMVDQSWRFSSTLDSGVVNLTYGLANRRRQAVPLDRIHAVKLSQPVLWRPLGWWEVTVNVAGYATTGARAGTLTLLPVGSLEQALEVVAALSPAPCTAPCPAPDPATAEVHMRSPRRARWVSPVDWKRQTVTLEGGVAVVTYGAVSRRYVFVEIPHIQELTYTQGPVQRWLRLAHVRLDLVPGPVKATVRDLEEDHARELVDKLRARNLPG, from the coding sequence ATGGAGCGGCGCGTCCACAGGCTCACGCCGCTCCTGCACGTCTGGGCCACACTGCTGGCGGTGGCAGCGATCGCGCTGTTCAACTTCACCGTCCCGCTCTACAACTGGGTGCGCGAGGGGGAGTTTCCCGCGGTGTCGGCTCTGTGGGCCATAGGCGGCGTCGCCCTCGTCGTGGCGGCCGGGGCCGGGGCGTCGCAGCTGTGGTGGTCGAAAATGAGCTTCGCGCTGGGCCCGGAGGAACTCAGCGTGCGCAGCGGCGTGGTGACGACGAAGCTGCGCACCGCCCGCTACGACCGCATCCAGGCCGTCGACGTGGTCGAGCCGCTGGCGGCGCGGATCGCCGGGCTCGCCGCCGTGCGGGTCGAGGCGGCCGGCGGCGCGGACTCGGCGCTCGAGATCGCCTACCTGCCACGGCGCGAGGCGGAGCAAGTGCGTGAGGAGATACTGCGCGCCGCGGGTTCCGCCGGCGGTGGCGCGGCGGCGCAGGAGGACTACCTTGTCGCGCCCATCCCCATCCGCCGCTCGCTCATTGGCACGGCTCTGCGGCTGACCACGGTCGCCACCGCCGCCTGGACGGTCATTTCCCTGCTCACGAGTGTTTCCGTGGCCGCTGCGGTGCCGGTTCTCGTTGGCGTGTTGCCGGTGATCTGGCGGATGGTGGACCAGTCGTGGCGGTTTAGCTCGACGCTGGATAGCGGCGTGGTGAACCTCACCTACGGCCTCGCCAACCGCCGGAGGCAAGCGGTTCCGCTGGACCGCATCCACGCGGTCAAGCTATCCCAGCCGGTACTGTGGCGCCCGCTCGGCTGGTGGGAGGTCACGGTCAACGTGGCCGGCTACGCCACCACCGGTGCGCGCGCGGGCACGCTGACGCTTCTGCCGGTCGGCTCGCTGGAGCAGGCCCTCGAGGTGGTCGCGGCACTGAGCCCGGCACCGTGCACGGCACCGTGCCCGGCGCCCGACCCCGCCACCGCCGAGGTGCACATGCGCTCCCCGCGGCGCGCACGCTGGGTCTCGCCGGTGGATTGGAAGCGGCAGACCGTCACGCTGGAAGGGGGCGTCGCCGTGGTCACCTATGGAGCGGTCTCGCGGCGCTACGTGTTCGTGGAGATCCCGCACATCCAGGAGCTGACGTACACCCAAGGCCCGGTGCAGCGCTGGCTCCGCCTGGCGCACGTGCGTCTCGACCTCGTGCCGGGGCCGGTCAAAGCGACGGTGCGCGATCTGGAGGAGGATCACGCGCGGGAGCTCGTCGATAAGCTGCGTGCGCGAAACCTGCCGGGGTGA
- a CDS encoding tRNA (cytidine(34)-2'-O)-methyltransferase codes for MSHLHVIFDNPVIPPNTGNAIRMCAGTGATLHLVEPLGFTLDEKHLRRAGLDYHDLADVVIHPDLDACLAALTGSRVFAFTTQASAYFHEIAYERGDALLFGTEPTGLPESHAHHPRVTERVRIPMLPGRRSMNLSNSAAVATYEAWRQLGFPGGV; via the coding sequence GTGTCGCACCTGCATGTCATCTTCGATAATCCCGTCATCCCGCCGAACACCGGCAACGCGATCCGCATGTGCGCGGGCACCGGCGCGACGCTGCATCTCGTCGAGCCGCTCGGGTTCACGCTGGATGAGAAGCACCTGCGCCGCGCCGGGCTGGACTACCACGACTTGGCCGACGTGGTCATCCACCCGGACCTGGACGCGTGCCTGGCGGCGCTGACCGGCTCGCGCGTCTTCGCGTTTACTACCCAGGCCTCCGCGTACTTCCACGAGATCGCCTACGAGCGCGGCGACGCCCTCCTCTTCGGCACCGAACCCACCGGCCTGCCGGAAAGCCACGCGCACCACCCCCGCGTGACCGAGCGCGTGCGCATCCCCATGCTGCCCGGCCGGCGCTCGATGAACCTGTCCAACTCGGCGGCCGTGGCCACCTACGAGGCGTGGCGCCAGCTGGGCTTTCCCGGCGGGGTGTGA
- a CDS encoding bifunctional methylenetetrahydrofolate dehydrogenase/methenyltetrahydrofolate cyclohydrolase yields MTAIKLDGKLYREEIFADLKKRVAALKDKGVTPGLATVLVGEDPASQNYVRMKHKDCAELGIASIMKELPGDTTQEELDALIDALNNDPAVTGYIVQLPLPGHLDENRVLGLIDPDKDADGLHPVNLGKLVLGEPAPLPCTPNGSIKLLERFGVDLRGAIVCVIGRGVTVGRPISLMLTARDVNATTVLCHTGTKDLAAETRRADVIIAAAGKPHMITADMIKEGAALLDVGVSRVDGKTVGDLHPDVWEKAGWVSPNPGGVGPMTRTFLVRNIVERAEALAG; encoded by the coding sequence GTGACTGCGATCAAGTTAGACGGAAAGCTCTACCGCGAGGAGATTTTCGCGGACCTGAAGAAGCGCGTCGCCGCGCTGAAGGACAAGGGGGTTACGCCGGGCCTGGCCACGGTGCTCGTCGGGGAGGACCCGGCGAGCCAGAACTACGTGCGCATGAAGCACAAGGACTGCGCTGAGCTCGGCATCGCCTCCATCATGAAGGAGCTGCCCGGAGACACCACGCAGGAAGAGCTTGATGCGCTTATCGACGCTCTGAACAACGACCCGGCCGTCACCGGCTACATCGTCCAACTGCCGCTGCCGGGCCACCTCGATGAAAACCGCGTCCTGGGTCTCATCGACCCGGACAAGGACGCCGACGGCCTGCACCCGGTCAACCTGGGCAAACTGGTCCTGGGGGAGCCCGCGCCCCTGCCGTGCACCCCGAACGGCTCCATCAAGTTGCTCGAGCGCTTCGGGGTGGATCTGCGCGGCGCGATCGTGTGCGTGATCGGCCGCGGCGTGACGGTGGGCCGCCCGATTTCGCTCATGCTCACAGCCCGCGACGTCAACGCCACCACCGTGCTGTGCCACACCGGCACCAAGGACCTCGCCGCGGAGACCCGCCGCGCGGACGTGATCATCGCCGCGGCCGGCAAGCCGCACATGATCACCGCCGACATGATCAAGGAGGGCGCCGCGCTTCTCGACGTCGGCGTGTCCCGCGTGGACGGCAAAACCGTCGGCGACCTGCACCCCGACGTGTGGGAGAAGGCCGGCTGGGTCTCCCCAAACCCGGGTGGCGTGGGCCCGATGACGCGCACCTTCCTCGTCCGCAACATCGTGGAGCGTGCCGAAGCACTTGCTGGATAA
- a CDS encoding DUF3017 domain-containing protein, whose amino-acid sequence MPKHLLDNPHDVNNAPSPLPVRVQQAMAALFVLGFVASGLFSATEHWRRATFTLGVSMLWLAVMRLTCDSRVIGLVAVRSRRFDVAFTSVLGAAMMWLAWSVDSLGS is encoded by the coding sequence GTGCCGAAGCACTTGCTGGATAACCCCCACGACGTCAACAACGCCCCATCGCCGCTGCCCGTGCGCGTGCAGCAGGCGATGGCGGCGCTGTTTGTCCTGGGCTTTGTCGCCTCCGGGTTGTTCTCCGCCACGGAGCACTGGCGCCGCGCCACCTTCACCCTGGGCGTGTCGATGCTGTGGCTGGCGGTGATGCGTCTGACCTGCGACTCGCGCGTCATCGGACTCGTCGCCGTCCGCTCGAGGCGTTTCGACGTCGCGTTCACCTCCGTCCTCGGCGCCGCCATGATGTGGCTGGCGTGGTCGGTGGACTCGCTGGGGAGCTAG